The sequence GAATAAGGGCTGGTGCGAGAATATGGCGTTCATGCTGCGATTTATGCCACCGGCGAACTGTGTATATAAACAGTCTGTATTTTTGTACAGTATTCAGTTGAATGCAAGTAAATTTGACAATCTATTTGTCTGTATGACGATCATGTGTATTGAGCATTGAGTTTTGAAGGATTTCACTGTATAGTTATCGACTTTCCTCTTCCCACACTCGTCTTGACGCCGGGGTGGGCTATTTTCAACAGTCCAAAAAGGAGCTTACATGCGTCATTATGAAATCGTGTTTATCGTCCATCCGGATCAAAGCGAGCAAGTGCCTGCAATGATCGAACGCTATAAGGGTATTGTCACTACACGTGGCGGTATCGTTCATCGCGTTGAAGATTGGGGTCGCCGTCAATTGGCTTACCTGATCCAAAAATTGGCAAAAGCACACTATGTTTGCTTGAACATCGAATGCGACAGCGAAACACTGACCGAAATCGAAACTGGCTTTAAGTTCAATGATGCTGTTTTGCGTCACCTGACGGTCAAGCTGAAAAAAGCTGAAACTGGCCCATCGCCAATGATGAAGGCTGTGCAAAAGGAAGATGCTGCTAAAAGCCATCGTACTGAAGCACCAGCTGCGCCAGCATCAGCCCCGGCAGCCGCCTAATTTTGCCGATTAACTTGCATTCATTGCGTCACCATTTTCCAAATAGACCGGAGTGAATCAACTCAACAACGCGCTTCAATTGGTTGCCGAAATCGCAGAGCGCGAAGTATTGCGTTATACGCCAGCGGGTATCCCGATCGTTTCAGCAATATTGCTGAGTCGTTCGTCACCACATGAAGCGGGTATCCAACGTCAGGTTGAGTTCGAAATTGCCGCTCTTGCCATAGGCGAGATATCGGGGCGATTCAATCAGACGGTATTGGGTGGTCAGTACTGGTTCACAGGATTTTTGGCACGCAAGAGTCGCAACGGTAAAAGTCTGGTATTTCACATCACTGAATTTGCTGCAGCTGAAACTGCGGCCTAATTATTTATACAGGAGCCTCAAATGGCATTCGGTAAAAAGTTCGATAAAAGCAAACTGAAAAACAAGCGTCAACAACAAAACCCGCTGTTCAAGCGTAAAAAGTTTTGTCGTTTCACAGCAGCACACGTTGCTAGCGTTGATTACAAAGACGTCGATACGTTGAAAGATTTTGTTCAGGAAAATGGCAAAATTATGCCAGCACGCCTGACAGGTACTAAGGCAATTTACCAACGTCAAGTTGACACCGCGATCAAACGCGCGCGTTTCCTTGCGTTGTTGCCTTACACCGATCTGCACAACGTTTAATTGACGACTTGAAATAGGAGAAAAACATGCAAATTATTCTGTTAGAAAAAGTCGTTAATGTCGGCAATCTTGGTGAAGTCGTTCGTGTAAAAGATGGTTATGCACGTAACTTTCTAATTCCACAACGTCTTGCTCGCCGTGCTACAACTTCAGCAATTGCTGAATTTGAAGTTAAACGCGCAGAGCTGGAAAAAACTGCAGCTGCTAAATTGGCAGCCGCCCAAGCGCAAGGCGAAAAATTGAACGGTTTGACGGTGAAGATTTCGCAAAAATCAGGTGTTGATGGCCGTTTGTTCGGTTCTGTTACCAATGCTGATATCGCTGAGGCGTTGACCAAGCAAGGTTTTGCTGTTGAAAAATCGCAAGTGCGTTTGCCAGTCGGTCCTTTGAAGATCGTTGGCGACCACGCCGTTGCTGTATCTTTGCACACTGACGTCCTGGTTGACGTGACTGTTGCTGTGATCGGCGAGCACGCTTAATTTGATTGAGTGCGCTACGAGTATTTGTTGAAATGTTAAAAAGCCGGGTTCTCCCGGCTTTTTTATTGTCCTTTTTTTGGTTTACTGCAACAGAGCTAAACTTGTAAGCAGGTATAATTCGCGCCATGCCACCTTCAGATCCACAGTTAGATTCACTACGCGTACCACCCCATTCAATCGAAGCGGAGCAATCCGTTTTGGGCGGGTTGCTTCTCGATAATGCCGCTTGGGATAGAATCGCCGATTTCGTTCGTGCAGACGACTTCTATCGGTACGACCATCGCATTATTTTTCAACATATCGTCAAGTTGATCAATAACTCCAGACCAGCGGATGTCATTACCGTATTTGAGTCGCTTGGTAGTACCGGCAAGGCAGAGGAGGTCGGCGGTTTGACTTATCTCAATGCGCTGGCTCAAAATACGCCCTCGGCCGCTAATATTCGCCGCTATGCCGAAATTGTGCGCGACCGTGGCATCTTGCGTAAGTTGATTACAGTGGCAGATGAAATATCGGGCCAGGCTTTCAGTCCGCAGGGCAAAGAAGTGAAGCAGATGCTGGATGAGGCTGAGTCGAAGATTTTTGCTATTGCCGAAGAGGGTTCGCGTGGCGCACAAGGTTTTCAAGAAATCCAACCTTTATTGACTCAGGTTGTCGAGCGCATTGACGAACTATATAGCCGCGACAATCAAAGCGAAATTACCGGGGTACCAACCGGCTTTGCTGATCTTGATAAAATGACATCTGGCTTGCAGCCTGGCGACCTTATTATTGTTGCTGGCCGCCCATCGATGGGAAAAACGGCGTTTTCTATCAATATTGGTGAGACTGTCGCTATAGAGAGTGGACTGCCAGTTGCCGTGTTCTCTATGGAAATGGGCGGCACGCAATTAGCGATGCGTATGCTGGGCTCTGTTGGTCGACTTGATCAGCATCGTCTGCGTACGGGACGACTGAATGATGAGGATTGGCCACGCTTGACGCATGCAATCCAAAAAATGAATGATGCACAGCTATATATTGATGAAACGCCAGCCTTAAGCTCAATGGAACTTCGGGCGCGTGCGCGCCGGTTATCTCGACAGTGCGGTAAGTTAGGATTGATCATCATCGATTACTTGCAGTTGATGTCAGGGAATACGGCAGGTGAAAATCGTGCTACTGAAATTTCTGAAATATCACGAAATTTAAAAGGCTTGGCGAAAGAATTACAGTGCCCGGTGATCGCGTTATCTCAGTTGAATCGCTCCTTGGAGCAACGTCCAAATAAACGTCCGATCATGTCAGACTTGCGTGAATCAGGTGCGATTGAACAGGATGCTGATGTTATTTTGTTTATTTATCGTGATGAAGTGTACAACCCTGACTCTCAGGAAAAAGGTACAGCGGAAATCATTGTTGGTAAACAACGTAATGGACCAATTGGTAGCTTGAGACTGACGTTTCTTGGACAATACACAAAATTTGAGAACTATGCCGGTGGCCTTGCCGCTCCGCAGGGTGGAGACTAATGCCTTGGCATAACGTTGTAATGTTTATTGATGCATCATTTTTGCTGCCAGGTAACAGGCATTAGATTGACGAGTTCCTTGTATTACAGCACAGATTTAATCCAGATTTAATGAAGAAGAGAGAGAAAATATGTTTGCACGATTGATGCCCACCGAGGGCAAATTCTTTGAGCTCTTTAACCAACATGCCGAGTTGTGCGTAAAGGGTGCGAAAGAAATGGTGGCATTGATGACCAATTTCGACGATCTGGAAATTCGGGTCCACGCCATTGAAAGCATCGAAAAACAAGCCGACAAGATTACTTATGCAGCGATTGATATGCTGCACAAGACGTTCATTACGCCAATTGATCGTGACGATATCCATAAACTGATCACGCGTATGGATGACATCCTTGATTTATTAGAGGATGCAGCACAGACGATCTCGCTTTACGATATTAAGGCAATTACGCCCGAGGCAAAGCGCCTGGCAGAATTATGTTTAGCTTGTGCAGAAAAAGTAAAGTCAGCGGTAGCTTTACTACACAACATGGACAACTCGACAAAAATTCTGGAAATTTGTGCAGAGATTGATCGTCTCGAGTCAGATGCGGATCATGTCATGCGTGCCGCGATGTCAAAGCTTTTCCGCGACGAACCGGATGTACGTACGTTGATTAAATTAAAAGCAATTTATGAAATTTTGGAAACAGTGACGGATCGTTGTGAAGACGTCGCCAACATCATTGAAGGCATCATCGTAGAAAACGCCTAAGGTTTTTCGCCACAGCACGGTTGAAATAACGTGCTGAGCCATGGTGGGGCAGCTAACTCAGCTGCCGTCTACGATAATAAGTGTCAATACTTATCGTGCCACCTCGATGTATTTAAAACGACTCAATTTTCCATGCAAACTCTTCATATCAGTATTTACGTTCTTGCTTTCCTTGTTGCGCTGGCGTTAGTGTTCGACTTTATGAACGGCTTTCATGACGCCGCGAATGCTATCGCCACGGTGGTCTCCACAGGTGTTTTGAAGCCGCAACAGGCTGTCGCAATGGCCGCAGTGTTTAACTTTGTAGCGATCGCGGTTTTCCAGCTACATGTCGCTGCCACGGTCGGAAAGGGCACCATTCACGCTGAAGTGGTCGACCATTACGTTGTGTTCGGCGCACTGATCGGCGCTATTTGTTGGAATATTTTAACTTGGTACTATGGAATTCCCTCGTCGTCGTCGCACGCGCTGATTGGTGGTTTGGTTGGTGCGGCAGTAGCTAAAGCGGGTACGGGCGCGTTGATTTCTTCTGGCCTCATTAAAACTATCGCTTTTATTGTTCTGTCACCGTTGCTTGGATTTGTTTTCGGCTCGATTATGATGGTGCTGGTGTCCTGGATTTTTGTACGCTCAACGCCACGCAAGGTCGATAAGTGGTTCCGTCGTTTGCAATTGGTGTCCGCTTCTATGTATAGCCTCGGTCACGGCGGTAATGACGCACAAAAAACTATCGGTGTCATTTGGATGCTATTGATCGCGGCTGGTGTTTCAAACGGCTCTGATTCATTGCCGCCTTGGT is a genomic window of Glaciimonas sp. CA11.2 containing:
- the rpsF gene encoding 30S ribosomal protein S6 — encoded protein: MRHYEIVFIVHPDQSEQVPAMIERYKGIVTTRGGIVHRVEDWGRRQLAYLIQKLAKAHYVCLNIECDSETLTEIETGFKFNDAVLRHLTVKLKKAETGPSPMMKAVQKEDAAKSHRTEAPAAPASAPAAA
- the priB gene encoding primosomal replication protein N; this encodes MNQLNNALQLVAEIAEREVLRYTPAGIPIVSAILLSRSSPHEAGIQRQVEFEIAALAIGEISGRFNQTVLGGQYWFTGFLARKSRNGKSLVFHITEFAAAETAA
- the rpsR gene encoding 30S ribosomal protein S18; protein product: MAFGKKFDKSKLKNKRQQQNPLFKRKKFCRFTAAHVASVDYKDVDTLKDFVQENGKIMPARLTGTKAIYQRQVDTAIKRARFLALLPYTDLHNV
- the rplI gene encoding 50S ribosomal protein L9, with the translated sequence MQIILLEKVVNVGNLGEVVRVKDGYARNFLIPQRLARRATTSAIAEFEVKRAELEKTAAAKLAAAQAQGEKLNGLTVKISQKSGVDGRLFGSVTNADIAEALTKQGFAVEKSQVRLPVGPLKIVGDHAVAVSLHTDVLVDVTVAVIGEHA
- a CDS encoding replicative DNA helicase; protein product: MPPSDPQLDSLRVPPHSIEAEQSVLGGLLLDNAAWDRIADFVRADDFYRYDHRIIFQHIVKLINNSRPADVITVFESLGSTGKAEEVGGLTYLNALAQNTPSAANIRRYAEIVRDRGILRKLITVADEISGQAFSPQGKEVKQMLDEAESKIFAIAEEGSRGAQGFQEIQPLLTQVVERIDELYSRDNQSEITGVPTGFADLDKMTSGLQPGDLIIVAGRPSMGKTAFSINIGETVAIESGLPVAVFSMEMGGTQLAMRMLGSVGRLDQHRLRTGRLNDEDWPRLTHAIQKMNDAQLYIDETPALSSMELRARARRLSRQCGKLGLIIIDYLQLMSGNTAGENRATEISEISRNLKGLAKELQCPVIALSQLNRSLEQRPNKRPIMSDLRESGAIEQDADVILFIYRDEVYNPDSQEKGTAEIIVGKQRNGPIGSLRLTFLGQYTKFENYAGGLAAPQGGD
- a CDS encoding DUF47 domain-containing protein codes for the protein MFARLMPTEGKFFELFNQHAELCVKGAKEMVALMTNFDDLEIRVHAIESIEKQADKITYAAIDMLHKTFITPIDRDDIHKLITRMDDILDLLEDAAQTISLYDIKAITPEAKRLAELCLACAEKVKSAVALLHNMDNSTKILEICAEIDRLESDADHVMRAAMSKLFRDEPDVRTLIKLKAIYEILETVTDRCEDVANIIEGIIVENA
- a CDS encoding inorganic phosphate transporter, whose protein sequence is MQTLHISIYVLAFLVALALVFDFMNGFHDAANAIATVVSTGVLKPQQAVAMAAVFNFVAIAVFQLHVAATVGKGTIHAEVVDHYVVFGALIGAICWNILTWYYGIPSSSSHALIGGLVGAAVAKAGTGALISSGLIKTIAFIVLSPLLGFVFGSIMMVLVSWIFVRSTPRKVDKWFRRLQLVSASMYSLGHGGNDAQKTIGVIWMLLIAAGVSNGSDSLPPWWVILSCYSAISLGTLFGGWRIVKTMGQKITKLKPVGGFCAETGGAITLFMATILGVPVSTTHTITGAIVGVGASRKMSAVRWGVASNIVWAWIFTIPASAFIAAIAWWIGKQFL